A section of the Oryzias latipes chromosome 10, ASM223467v1 genome encodes:
- the ogt gene encoding UDP-N-acetylglucosamine--peptide N-acetylglucosaminyltransferase 110 kDa subunit isoform X1, whose amino-acid sequence MASSVGNVADSTEPTKRMLSFQGLAELAHREYQSGDFEAAERHCMQLWRQEPDNTGVLLLLSSIHFQCRRLDRSAHFSTLAIKQNPMLAEAYSNLGNVYKERGQLQEAIEHYRHALRLKPDFIDGYINLAAALVAAGDMEGAVQAYVSALQYNPDLYCVRSDLGNLLKALGRLEEAKACYLKAIETQPNFAVAWSNLGCVFNAQGEIWLAIHHFEKAVTLDPNFLDAYINLGNVLKEARIFDRAVAGYLRALSLSPNHAVVHGNLACVYYEQGLIDLAIDTYRRAIELQPHFPDAYCNLANALKEKGNVSEAEECYNTALRLCPTHADSLNNLANIKREQGNIEEAVQLYRKALEVFPEFAAAHSNLASVLQQQGKLQEALMHYKEAIRISPTFADAYSNMGNTLKEMQDVQGALQCYTRAIQINPAFADAHSNLASIHKDSGNIPEAIASYRTALKLKPDFPDAYCNLAHCLQIVCDWTDYDERMKKLVSIVADQLDKNRLPSVHPHHSMLYPLSHNFRKAIAERHGNLCLDKVHALMKINALHKPAYEHPKDLKASGGRLRIGYVSSDFGNHPTSHLMQSIPGMHNPEKFEVFCYALSPDDSTNFRVKVVAEAHHFTDLSQIPCNGKAADRIHQDGINILVNMNGYTKGARNELFALRPAPIQAMWLGYPGTSGAPFMDYIITDKETSPMEVAEQYSEKLAYMPNTFFIGDHANMFPHLKKKAVIDFKSNGHIFDNRIVLNGIDLKAFLDSLPDVKVIKMKCDNNQESAGDSNGALSMPVIPMNTAAEAIINMINQGQIQVTINNFTVSNGLATTQVINNKAATGEEVPRTIVVTTRSQYGLPEDSIVYCNFNQLYKIDPPTLQMWANILKRVSNSVLWLLRFPAVGEPNIQQYAQNLGLPASRIIFSPVAPKEEHVRRGQLADVCLDTPLCNGHTTGMDVLWAGTPMVTMPGETLASRVAASQLQCLGCPELIAQNRQDYEEIAVKLGSDMEYLKMIRARVWKHRICSPLFNTKQYTIDLEKLYQLMWEHHSNGNKPDHLVKLQPAEASESA is encoded by the exons GTCTGCTCACTTCAGTACTTTGGCCATCAAGCAGAATCCAATGCTTGCAGAGGCTTACTCCAACCTGGGAAACGTGTACAAGGAGCGTGGTCAGTTGCAGGAGGCCATCGAGCATTATCGCCACGCACTGAGGCTGAAGCCGGACTTCATTGACGGGTACATCAACTTGGCAGCAGCTCTGGTGGCTGCAGGAGACATGGAGGGAGCAGTCCAAGCTTATGTGTCTGCTTTACAATACAACCCA gatCTCTATTGTGTACGTAGCGATTTGGGCAACTTGCTCAAAGCCCTGGGACGTTTGGAAGAGGCTAAG GCTTGTTACCTGAAAGCCATTGAGACTCAGCCCAACTTTGCTGTCGCTTGGAGCAACCTCGGTTGTGTGTTCAATGCCCAGGGGGAAATATGGCTCGCTATACACCACTTTGAAAAG GCAGTCACATTGGACCCAAATTTCCTGGATGCTTATATCAATTTAGGAAATGTTTTGAAAGAAGCTCGCATCTTTGACAG AGCTGTTGCTGGATACCTGCGAGCTCTGAGTCTAAGCCCCAACCATGCAGTGGTTCACGGGAACCTGGCCTGCGTTTACTATGAACAGGGACTCATCGACCTGGCCATCGACACCTACCGGCGGGCCATTGAACTGCAGCCCCACTTCCCAGATGCCTACTGTAATCTGGCAAACGCATTGAAGGAGAAAGGAAAT GTGTCTGAAGCAGAAGAGTGCTACAACACAGCCTTACGTTTGTGTCCCACTCACGCCGATTCCCTGAACAACTTGGCAAACATCAAACGTGAACAGGGCAACATTGAGGAGGCAGTCCAGCTCTACAGAAAGGCTCTGGAG GTATTCCCAGAGTTTGCAGCAGCTCATTCTAACCTGGCCAGtgtcctgcagcagcagggCAAACTTCAGGAGGCTCTCATGCACTACAAGGAGGCAATCAG AATCAGCCCCACATTCGCTGATGCCTATTCCAACATGGGAAACACTCTGAAGGAAATGCAAGATGTCCAGGGAGCTCTGCAGTGCTACACTCGTGCCATCCAGATCAATCCAGCCTTCGCTGATGCTCACAGTAACCTGGCCTCTATCCATAAG GATTCTGGAAACATCCCAGAGGCCATTGCATCCTATCGCACCGCCTTGAAACTCAAGCCAGATTTTCCTGATGCTTACTGTAACTTGGCACATTGCCTACAG ATTGTTTGCGACTGGACAGACTATGACGAACGGATGAAGAAGCTGGTTAGCATCGTGGCTGACCAGCTGGACAAGAACCGCTTGCCCTCGGTGCACCCGCACCACAGCATGCTCTACCCACTCTCCCACAACTTCCGCAAGGCAATTGCCGAGCGCCATGGAAACCTTTGCCTGGACAAGGTACACGCACTGATGAAA ATTAACGCACTGCACAAACCTGCTTACGAGCATCCCAAGGATTTGAAAGCCAGTGGTGGACGTCTGCGCATCGGCTATGTCAGCTCCGACTTCGGAAACCACCCCACGTCTCACCTGATGCAGTCCATCCCAGGAATGCACAATCCAGAGAAGTTTGAG GTGTTCTGCTATGCGCTCAGTCCTGACGATAGTACAAACTTCCGTGTAAAGGTTGTGGCAGAAGCCCATCACTTCACAGATCTCTCCCAG atACCTTGTAATGGCAAAGCAGCTGATCGCATTCACCAGGATGGAATCAACATTCTGGTCAACATGAACGGATACACCAAAGGAGCTAGAAATGAACTGTTTGCCCTTCGCCCTGCTCCCATTCAG GCCATGTGGCTCGGCTACCCCGGAACCAGTGGGGCTCCGTTCATGGACTACATCATAACCGACAAGGAGACGTCTCCCATGGAAGTCGCTGAGCAGTACTCTGAGAAGCTCGCCTACATGCCCAACACTTTCTTCATTGGAGATCATGCCAACATGTTTCCCCACCTCAAG aaaaagGCAGTGATTGATTTCAAATCAAACGGTCACATCTTTGACAACCGCATTGTTCTCAATGGCATTGATCTGAAGGCCTTCCTGGACAGTCTGCCCGACGTCAAAGTCATTAAA ATGAAATGTGACAACAACCAGGAATCAGCTGGTGACTCGAATGGAGCTCTGTCCATGCCTGTAATTCCCATGAACACAGCTGCAGAGGCCATCATTAACATGATCAATCAAGGCCAGATCCAGGTCACGATCAATAACTTCACTGTCAGCAATGGGCTGGCCACCACACAGGTA ATCAACAACAAAGCTGCCACCGGGGAGGAGGTGCCACGCACCATTGTGGTGACGACTCGCTCCCAGTATGGCCTGCCGGAGGACTCCATCGTTTACTGCAACTTCAACCAGCTCTACAAGATTGACCCGCCTACTCTGCAGATGTGGGCCAAT atcCTGAAACGAGTGTCCAACAGTGTGCTGTGGCTCCTTCGCTTCCCTGCTGTCGGGGAGCCAAACATTCAGCAGTACGCTCAGAACTTGGGCCTCCCCGCCTCTCGCATCATTTTCTCCCCAGTGGCTCCTAAGGAGGAGCACGTGAGGAGAGGCCAGCTCGCTGACGTGTGCCTCGACACGCCGCTGTGCAACGGTCACACGACAGGCATGGATGTTCTCTGGGCTGGAACTCCCATGGTAACCATGCCAG GCGAGACCCTGGCTTCCCGTGTAGCCGCTTCTCAGCTCCAGTGTCTGGGCTGCCCTGAGCTAATAGCACAAAACCGCCAGGACTATGAGGAAATAGCAGTCAAGCTGGGATCTGACATGGAGTA cctaaagatgatcagagcaCGTGTGTGGAAGCATCGAATCTGCAGTCCCCTCTTCAACACCAAGCAGTACACAATTGACCTGGAAAAGCTCTACCAGCTGATGTGGGAGCACCACAGCAATGGCAACAAACCAGACCACCTGGTCAAACTGCAGCCGGCTGAGGCCAGTGAGAGCGCCTGA
- the ogt gene encoding UDP-N-acetylglucosamine--peptide N-acetylglucosaminyltransferase 110 kDa subunit isoform X2, whose amino-acid sequence MASSVGNVADSTEPTKRMLSFQGLAELAHREYQSGDFEAAERHCMQLWRQEPDNTGVLLLLSSIHFQCRRLDRSAHFSTLAIKQNPMLAEAYSNLGNVYKERGQLQEAIEHYRHALRLKPDFIDGYINLAAALVAAGDMEGAVQAYVSALQYNPDLYCVRSDLGNLLKALGRLEEAKACYLKAIETQPNFAVAWSNLGCVFNAQGEIWLAIHHFEKAVTLDPNFLDAYINLGNVLKEARIFDRAVAGYLRALSLSPNHAVVHGNLACVYYEQGLIDLAIDTYRRAIELQPHFPDAYCNLANALKEKGNVSEAEECYNTALRLCPTHADSLNNLANIKREQGNIEEAVQLYRKALEVFPEFAAAHSNLASVLQQQGKLQEALMHYKEAIRISPTFADAYSNMGNTLKEMQDVQGALQCYTRAIQINPAFADAHSNLASIHKDSGNIPEAIASYRTALKLKPDFPDAYCNLAHCLQIVCDWTDYDERMKKLVSIVADQLDKNRLPSVHPHHSMLYPLSHNFRKAIAERHGNLCLDKVHALMKINALHKPAYEHPKDLKASGGRLRIGYVSSDFGNHPTSHLMQSIPGMHNPEKFEVFCYALSPDDSTNFRVKVVAEAHHFTDLSQIPCNGKAADRIHQDGINILVNMNGYTKGARNELFALRPAPIQAMWLGYPGTSGAPFMDYIITDKETSPMEVAEQYSEKLAYMPNTFFIGDHANMFPHLKKKAVIDFKSNGHIFDNRIVLNGIDLKAFLDSLPDVKVIKMKCDNNQESAGDSNGALSMPVIPMNTAAEAIINMINQGQIQVTINNFTVSNGLATTQINNKAATGEEVPRTIVVTTRSQYGLPEDSIVYCNFNQLYKIDPPTLQMWANILKRVSNSVLWLLRFPAVGEPNIQQYAQNLGLPASRIIFSPVAPKEEHVRRGQLADVCLDTPLCNGHTTGMDVLWAGTPMVTMPGETLASRVAASQLQCLGCPELIAQNRQDYEEIAVKLGSDMEYLKMIRARVWKHRICSPLFNTKQYTIDLEKLYQLMWEHHSNGNKPDHLVKLQPAEASESA is encoded by the exons GTCTGCTCACTTCAGTACTTTGGCCATCAAGCAGAATCCAATGCTTGCAGAGGCTTACTCCAACCTGGGAAACGTGTACAAGGAGCGTGGTCAGTTGCAGGAGGCCATCGAGCATTATCGCCACGCACTGAGGCTGAAGCCGGACTTCATTGACGGGTACATCAACTTGGCAGCAGCTCTGGTGGCTGCAGGAGACATGGAGGGAGCAGTCCAAGCTTATGTGTCTGCTTTACAATACAACCCA gatCTCTATTGTGTACGTAGCGATTTGGGCAACTTGCTCAAAGCCCTGGGACGTTTGGAAGAGGCTAAG GCTTGTTACCTGAAAGCCATTGAGACTCAGCCCAACTTTGCTGTCGCTTGGAGCAACCTCGGTTGTGTGTTCAATGCCCAGGGGGAAATATGGCTCGCTATACACCACTTTGAAAAG GCAGTCACATTGGACCCAAATTTCCTGGATGCTTATATCAATTTAGGAAATGTTTTGAAAGAAGCTCGCATCTTTGACAG AGCTGTTGCTGGATACCTGCGAGCTCTGAGTCTAAGCCCCAACCATGCAGTGGTTCACGGGAACCTGGCCTGCGTTTACTATGAACAGGGACTCATCGACCTGGCCATCGACACCTACCGGCGGGCCATTGAACTGCAGCCCCACTTCCCAGATGCCTACTGTAATCTGGCAAACGCATTGAAGGAGAAAGGAAAT GTGTCTGAAGCAGAAGAGTGCTACAACACAGCCTTACGTTTGTGTCCCACTCACGCCGATTCCCTGAACAACTTGGCAAACATCAAACGTGAACAGGGCAACATTGAGGAGGCAGTCCAGCTCTACAGAAAGGCTCTGGAG GTATTCCCAGAGTTTGCAGCAGCTCATTCTAACCTGGCCAGtgtcctgcagcagcagggCAAACTTCAGGAGGCTCTCATGCACTACAAGGAGGCAATCAG AATCAGCCCCACATTCGCTGATGCCTATTCCAACATGGGAAACACTCTGAAGGAAATGCAAGATGTCCAGGGAGCTCTGCAGTGCTACACTCGTGCCATCCAGATCAATCCAGCCTTCGCTGATGCTCACAGTAACCTGGCCTCTATCCATAAG GATTCTGGAAACATCCCAGAGGCCATTGCATCCTATCGCACCGCCTTGAAACTCAAGCCAGATTTTCCTGATGCTTACTGTAACTTGGCACATTGCCTACAG ATTGTTTGCGACTGGACAGACTATGACGAACGGATGAAGAAGCTGGTTAGCATCGTGGCTGACCAGCTGGACAAGAACCGCTTGCCCTCGGTGCACCCGCACCACAGCATGCTCTACCCACTCTCCCACAACTTCCGCAAGGCAATTGCCGAGCGCCATGGAAACCTTTGCCTGGACAAGGTACACGCACTGATGAAA ATTAACGCACTGCACAAACCTGCTTACGAGCATCCCAAGGATTTGAAAGCCAGTGGTGGACGTCTGCGCATCGGCTATGTCAGCTCCGACTTCGGAAACCACCCCACGTCTCACCTGATGCAGTCCATCCCAGGAATGCACAATCCAGAGAAGTTTGAG GTGTTCTGCTATGCGCTCAGTCCTGACGATAGTACAAACTTCCGTGTAAAGGTTGTGGCAGAAGCCCATCACTTCACAGATCTCTCCCAG atACCTTGTAATGGCAAAGCAGCTGATCGCATTCACCAGGATGGAATCAACATTCTGGTCAACATGAACGGATACACCAAAGGAGCTAGAAATGAACTGTTTGCCCTTCGCCCTGCTCCCATTCAG GCCATGTGGCTCGGCTACCCCGGAACCAGTGGGGCTCCGTTCATGGACTACATCATAACCGACAAGGAGACGTCTCCCATGGAAGTCGCTGAGCAGTACTCTGAGAAGCTCGCCTACATGCCCAACACTTTCTTCATTGGAGATCATGCCAACATGTTTCCCCACCTCAAG aaaaagGCAGTGATTGATTTCAAATCAAACGGTCACATCTTTGACAACCGCATTGTTCTCAATGGCATTGATCTGAAGGCCTTCCTGGACAGTCTGCCCGACGTCAAAGTCATTAAA ATGAAATGTGACAACAACCAGGAATCAGCTGGTGACTCGAATGGAGCTCTGTCCATGCCTGTAATTCCCATGAACACAGCTGCAGAGGCCATCATTAACATGATCAATCAAGGCCAGATCCAGGTCACGATCAATAACTTCACTGTCAGCAATGGGCTGGCCACCACACAG ATCAACAACAAAGCTGCCACCGGGGAGGAGGTGCCACGCACCATTGTGGTGACGACTCGCTCCCAGTATGGCCTGCCGGAGGACTCCATCGTTTACTGCAACTTCAACCAGCTCTACAAGATTGACCCGCCTACTCTGCAGATGTGGGCCAAT atcCTGAAACGAGTGTCCAACAGTGTGCTGTGGCTCCTTCGCTTCCCTGCTGTCGGGGAGCCAAACATTCAGCAGTACGCTCAGAACTTGGGCCTCCCCGCCTCTCGCATCATTTTCTCCCCAGTGGCTCCTAAGGAGGAGCACGTGAGGAGAGGCCAGCTCGCTGACGTGTGCCTCGACACGCCGCTGTGCAACGGTCACACGACAGGCATGGATGTTCTCTGGGCTGGAACTCCCATGGTAACCATGCCAG GCGAGACCCTGGCTTCCCGTGTAGCCGCTTCTCAGCTCCAGTGTCTGGGCTGCCCTGAGCTAATAGCACAAAACCGCCAGGACTATGAGGAAATAGCAGTCAAGCTGGGATCTGACATGGAGTA cctaaagatgatcagagcaCGTGTGTGGAAGCATCGAATCTGCAGTCCCCTCTTCAACACCAAGCAGTACACAATTGACCTGGAAAAGCTCTACCAGCTGATGTGGGAGCACCACAGCAATGGCAACAAACCAGACCACCTGGTCAAACTGCAGCCGGCTGAGGCCAGTGAGAGCGCCTGA
- the ogt gene encoding UDP-N-acetylglucosamine--peptide N-acetylglucosaminyltransferase 110 kDa subunit isoform X3, producing the protein MASSVGNVADSTEPTKRMLSFQGLAELAHREYQSGDFEAAERHCMQLWRQEPDNTGVLLLLSSIHFQCRRLDRSAHFSTLAIKQNPMLAEAYSNLGNVYKERGQLQEAIEHYRHALRLKPDFIDGYINLAAALVAAGDMEGAVQAYVSALQYNPDLYCVRSDLGNLLKALGRLEEAKACYLKAIETQPNFAVAWSNLGCVFNAQGEIWLAIHHFEKAVTLDPNFLDAYINLGNVLKEARIFDRAVAGYLRALSLSPNHAVVHGNLACVYYEQGLIDLAIDTYRRAIELQPHFPDAYCNLANALKEKGNVSEAEECYNTALRLCPTHADSLNNLANIKREQGNIEEAVQLYRKALEVFPEFAAAHSNLASVLQQQGKLQEALMHYKEAIRISPTFADAYSNMGNTLKEMQDVQGALQCYTRAIQINPAFADAHSNLASIHKDSGNIPEAIASYRTALKLKPDFPDAYCNLAHCLQIVCDWTDYDERMKKLVSIVADQLDKNRLPSVHPHHSMLYPLSHNFRKAIAERHGNLCLDKINALHKPAYEHPKDLKASGGRLRIGYVSSDFGNHPTSHLMQSIPGMHNPEKFEVFCYALSPDDSTNFRVKVVAEAHHFTDLSQIPCNGKAADRIHQDGINILVNMNGYTKGARNELFALRPAPIQAMWLGYPGTSGAPFMDYIITDKETSPMEVAEQYSEKLAYMPNTFFIGDHANMFPHLKKKAVIDFKSNGHIFDNRIVLNGIDLKAFLDSLPDVKVIKMKCDNNQESAGDSNGALSMPVIPMNTAAEAIINMINQGQIQVTINNFTVSNGLATTQINNKAATGEEVPRTIVVTTRSQYGLPEDSIVYCNFNQLYKIDPPTLQMWANILKRVSNSVLWLLRFPAVGEPNIQQYAQNLGLPASRIIFSPVAPKEEHVRRGQLADVCLDTPLCNGHTTGMDVLWAGTPMVTMPGETLASRVAASQLQCLGCPELIAQNRQDYEEIAVKLGSDMEYLKMIRARVWKHRICSPLFNTKQYTIDLEKLYQLMWEHHSNGNKPDHLVKLQPAEASESA; encoded by the exons GTCTGCTCACTTCAGTACTTTGGCCATCAAGCAGAATCCAATGCTTGCAGAGGCTTACTCCAACCTGGGAAACGTGTACAAGGAGCGTGGTCAGTTGCAGGAGGCCATCGAGCATTATCGCCACGCACTGAGGCTGAAGCCGGACTTCATTGACGGGTACATCAACTTGGCAGCAGCTCTGGTGGCTGCAGGAGACATGGAGGGAGCAGTCCAAGCTTATGTGTCTGCTTTACAATACAACCCA gatCTCTATTGTGTACGTAGCGATTTGGGCAACTTGCTCAAAGCCCTGGGACGTTTGGAAGAGGCTAAG GCTTGTTACCTGAAAGCCATTGAGACTCAGCCCAACTTTGCTGTCGCTTGGAGCAACCTCGGTTGTGTGTTCAATGCCCAGGGGGAAATATGGCTCGCTATACACCACTTTGAAAAG GCAGTCACATTGGACCCAAATTTCCTGGATGCTTATATCAATTTAGGAAATGTTTTGAAAGAAGCTCGCATCTTTGACAG AGCTGTTGCTGGATACCTGCGAGCTCTGAGTCTAAGCCCCAACCATGCAGTGGTTCACGGGAACCTGGCCTGCGTTTACTATGAACAGGGACTCATCGACCTGGCCATCGACACCTACCGGCGGGCCATTGAACTGCAGCCCCACTTCCCAGATGCCTACTGTAATCTGGCAAACGCATTGAAGGAGAAAGGAAAT GTGTCTGAAGCAGAAGAGTGCTACAACACAGCCTTACGTTTGTGTCCCACTCACGCCGATTCCCTGAACAACTTGGCAAACATCAAACGTGAACAGGGCAACATTGAGGAGGCAGTCCAGCTCTACAGAAAGGCTCTGGAG GTATTCCCAGAGTTTGCAGCAGCTCATTCTAACCTGGCCAGtgtcctgcagcagcagggCAAACTTCAGGAGGCTCTCATGCACTACAAGGAGGCAATCAG AATCAGCCCCACATTCGCTGATGCCTATTCCAACATGGGAAACACTCTGAAGGAAATGCAAGATGTCCAGGGAGCTCTGCAGTGCTACACTCGTGCCATCCAGATCAATCCAGCCTTCGCTGATGCTCACAGTAACCTGGCCTCTATCCATAAG GATTCTGGAAACATCCCAGAGGCCATTGCATCCTATCGCACCGCCTTGAAACTCAAGCCAGATTTTCCTGATGCTTACTGTAACTTGGCACATTGCCTACAG ATTGTTTGCGACTGGACAGACTATGACGAACGGATGAAGAAGCTGGTTAGCATCGTGGCTGACCAGCTGGACAAGAACCGCTTGCCCTCGGTGCACCCGCACCACAGCATGCTCTACCCACTCTCCCACAACTTCCGCAAGGCAATTGCCGAGCGCCATGGAAACCTTTGCCTGGACAAG ATTAACGCACTGCACAAACCTGCTTACGAGCATCCCAAGGATTTGAAAGCCAGTGGTGGACGTCTGCGCATCGGCTATGTCAGCTCCGACTTCGGAAACCACCCCACGTCTCACCTGATGCAGTCCATCCCAGGAATGCACAATCCAGAGAAGTTTGAG GTGTTCTGCTATGCGCTCAGTCCTGACGATAGTACAAACTTCCGTGTAAAGGTTGTGGCAGAAGCCCATCACTTCACAGATCTCTCCCAG atACCTTGTAATGGCAAAGCAGCTGATCGCATTCACCAGGATGGAATCAACATTCTGGTCAACATGAACGGATACACCAAAGGAGCTAGAAATGAACTGTTTGCCCTTCGCCCTGCTCCCATTCAG GCCATGTGGCTCGGCTACCCCGGAACCAGTGGGGCTCCGTTCATGGACTACATCATAACCGACAAGGAGACGTCTCCCATGGAAGTCGCTGAGCAGTACTCTGAGAAGCTCGCCTACATGCCCAACACTTTCTTCATTGGAGATCATGCCAACATGTTTCCCCACCTCAAG aaaaagGCAGTGATTGATTTCAAATCAAACGGTCACATCTTTGACAACCGCATTGTTCTCAATGGCATTGATCTGAAGGCCTTCCTGGACAGTCTGCCCGACGTCAAAGTCATTAAA ATGAAATGTGACAACAACCAGGAATCAGCTGGTGACTCGAATGGAGCTCTGTCCATGCCTGTAATTCCCATGAACACAGCTGCAGAGGCCATCATTAACATGATCAATCAAGGCCAGATCCAGGTCACGATCAATAACTTCACTGTCAGCAATGGGCTGGCCACCACACAG ATCAACAACAAAGCTGCCACCGGGGAGGAGGTGCCACGCACCATTGTGGTGACGACTCGCTCCCAGTATGGCCTGCCGGAGGACTCCATCGTTTACTGCAACTTCAACCAGCTCTACAAGATTGACCCGCCTACTCTGCAGATGTGGGCCAAT atcCTGAAACGAGTGTCCAACAGTGTGCTGTGGCTCCTTCGCTTCCCTGCTGTCGGGGAGCCAAACATTCAGCAGTACGCTCAGAACTTGGGCCTCCCCGCCTCTCGCATCATTTTCTCCCCAGTGGCTCCTAAGGAGGAGCACGTGAGGAGAGGCCAGCTCGCTGACGTGTGCCTCGACACGCCGCTGTGCAACGGTCACACGACAGGCATGGATGTTCTCTGGGCTGGAACTCCCATGGTAACCATGCCAG GCGAGACCCTGGCTTCCCGTGTAGCCGCTTCTCAGCTCCAGTGTCTGGGCTGCCCTGAGCTAATAGCACAAAACCGCCAGGACTATGAGGAAATAGCAGTCAAGCTGGGATCTGACATGGAGTA cctaaagatgatcagagcaCGTGTGTGGAAGCATCGAATCTGCAGTCCCCTCTTCAACACCAAGCAGTACACAATTGACCTGGAAAAGCTCTACCAGCTGATGTGGGAGCACCACAGCAATGGCAACAAACCAGACCACCTGGTCAAACTGCAGCCGGCTGAGGCCAGTGAGAGCGCCTGA